One Acidobacteriota bacterium DNA segment encodes these proteins:
- a CDS encoding 50S ribosomal protein L17 yields the protein MRHRKAHRKLNRTSSHRKAMLRTMVTEFLEKERIITTVPKAK from the coding sequence ATGCGACACCGTAAAGCACACCGCAAGCTGAACCGCACCAGCAGCCACCGCAAGGCCATGTTGCGCACCATGGTGACCGAGTTCCTGGAAAAGGAGCGCATCATCACCACCGTGCCCAAGGCCAAGGA